A stretch of Candidatus Paceibacter sp. DNA encodes these proteins:
- a CDS encoding thioredoxin family protein: MLKITLIRPNGCAHCVSVKKAIEKLKTDYPELVLEEVDMFSKEGMELVQKHHILSSPGILINEEFFAMGGATEEQLRNKIEELRKIKK; encoded by the coding sequence ATGCTAAAAATAACATTAATCAGGCCTAACGGGTGCGCTCATTGCGTTTCCGTAAAAAAAGCGATTGAAAAATTAAAAACCGACTACCCGGAACTTGTTCTGGAGGAGGTGGATATGTTCTCCAAAGAAGGTATGGAACTGGTGCAGAAACATCATATTCTTTCCAGCCCGGGTATTTTGATAAACGAAGAATTCTTTGCCATGGGCGGAGCCACGGAGGAACAATTAAGAAACAAAATTGAGGAATTAAGAAAAATTAAAAAATAA
- a CDS encoding cytochrome C biogenesis protein — MNLKFYSLKIALISAVFGLLAITVIGLFAMLTSPQFIPGYSLAFLAGLSMIFLPCTFPLIFIIVPLALSRQAGKGIIMALLFGAGLILTFALYGLALGWLGGFVQLYKVISYMLVLGGATALLFGVSELGLVKFKLPFKQTILPASLQNKNDYIKSFFLGFFLGNAGVGCPNPAFYILFGYVATLGLPAVGASLGALHGLGRLLPLLFLVALALFGVNASGKIVLYQDKVKKWVAWAMVGLGAFILNYGVFGMAWFEKSIIHEGWNKFLETVAPKIAESEILESSLQIPEGRGGVLPWISLAGIIGIIIFWNFINKKYAKNNINQA, encoded by the coding sequence ATGAACCTGAAATTTTATTCACTGAAAATAGCTTTGATTTCCGCCGTTTTCGGACTGCTGGCAATAACTGTTATCGGCCTTTTTGCCATGCTCACTTCGCCGCAATTTATCCCGGGCTATTCTTTGGCTTTTCTGGCCGGGTTGTCCATGATATTTTTGCCCTGCACTTTCCCTTTGATTTTTATCATCGTGCCTCTGGCGCTATCGCGACAGGCGGGCAAGGGGATTATAATGGCGTTGCTTTTCGGCGCGGGGCTGATTTTAACCTTCGCTCTTTACGGCTTGGCGCTTGGCTGGCTGGGAGGATTTGTCCAGCTTTATAAAGTGATAAGTTATATGCTGGTGTTGGGCGGCGCGACGGCGTTGTTGTTTGGTGTTTCCGAGCTAGGCCTAGTGAAATTTAAACTGCCGTTCAAACAGACGATACTGCCCGCGTCATTGCAGAATAAAAACGATTACATTAAAAGCTTTTTTCTGGGCTTTTTTCTGGGTAATGCCGGCGTCGGCTGTCCGAATCCCGCTTTTTACATTCTGTTCGGTTATGTGGCTACGCTTGGATTGCCCGCGGTGGGCGCCTCTCTTGGAGCCTTGCACGGACTAGGAAGGCTCTTGCCGCTGTTGTTTCTGGTGGCGCTGGCGCTGTTTGGCGTAAACGCCTCGGGGAAAATAGTCCTCTATCAGGACAAAGTAAAAAAATGGGTCGCCTGGGCGATGGTCGGGCTGGGAGCATTTATTTTAAACTACGGCGTTTTCGGCATGGCCTGGTTTGAGAAGTCCATAATCCACGAAGGATGGAACAAATTTCTGGAAACTGTCGCGCCGAAGATAGCGGAATCGGAAATACTGGAATCATCGCTTCAAATTCCGGAAGGCAGGGGAGGAGTATTGCCCTGGATTTCTTTGGCGGGTATTATCGGAATAATTATTTTTTGGAATTTTATAAATAAAAAATATGCTAAAAATAACATTAATCAGGCCTAA
- a CDS encoding DUF1573 domain-containing protein, with protein MNNKKLIISILALAVIGGLTSWLILGKKDGGSAEGNQKNKIYVAVEEEGKIAVLDAASNEVIKNIDLSQESAEGKIFFMPHNVQVAPNGKTVWVTGNAMAKKEAQKQSFLFIKQARADEGHGMESTSNEDQLIVIDSYLDEIVKRIPLGTDMHLSHVALTPDSRYAIAASQGKGIVYKVNAMTYEVEKQTMTKTGAEPHGLRISPDGKTAYIAMLKGKSLGILDVGSMSLSDVPLKGAAVQSGVTPDGKYALASVYDAKALAVYDIANKKLSYVDLPGDAKGPVQLYPTPDSKFVYMADQGYYFDQPTGDYVYKINMQDMSIVGKIKAGSAPHGVAVSQDGKKVYITNLLSNDVSVIDTASDAETARISVGKMPNGVSEMSGGVAMANEKAGTISFEDDYFNFGTVSMSKGNVNHTFKMRNTGDKPVKISGIYTSCMCTEATLTAVGGKKFGPFGMKGHGGNNYANVTMMPGEEMMVETTVDPTAHGPQGTGPAKKAIYIETDSSREPMRLMMDINVTP; from the coding sequence ATCAAAAGAACAAAATTTACGTGGCGGTGGAGGAAGAGGGCAAAATTGCCGTCCTGGACGCCGCCAGCAATGAAGTGATCAAAAACATTGACCTGTCGCAGGAATCGGCGGAGGGAAAAATATTCTTTATGCCGCACAACGTGCAGGTCGCGCCAAACGGCAAAACCGTCTGGGTGACCGGCAACGCCATGGCTAAAAAAGAAGCGCAAAAACAATCTTTTCTCTTCATCAAACAAGCCAGAGCCGATGAAGGGCACGGCATGGAAAGCACCAGCAACGAAGACCAGCTTATCGTCATTGATTCTTATCTGGATGAGATCGTAAAAAGAATTCCCCTGGGGACAGACATGCACCTTTCCCACGTGGCGCTCACGCCGGACAGTCGGTACGCCATAGCGGCTTCGCAAGGCAAGGGTATCGTGTATAAAGTCAATGCTATGACTTATGAAGTGGAGAAACAGACGATGACAAAAACCGGCGCCGAGCCGCACGGGTTGAGAATTTCTCCCGACGGCAAAACCGCCTACATAGCGATGCTTAAAGGCAAAAGCCTCGGTATTCTTGATGTTGGCAGCATGAGTTTGAGCGACGTGCCGCTTAAAGGCGCGGCGGTGCAAAGCGGCGTAACACCCGATGGCAAGTACGCCCTGGCCTCAGTTTACGACGCTAAAGCGCTGGCTGTTTACGACATTGCCAATAAAAAATTAAGCTACGTTGATTTGCCCGGCGACGCCAAAGGACCGGTGCAGCTTTACCCGACTCCTGATTCCAAATTTGTTTACATGGCCGACCAGGGTTATTACTTCGATCAGCCGACGGGAGATTACGTTTACAAGATCAACATGCAGGATATGAGCATCGTCGGAAAAATCAAAGCCGGTTCGGCTCCTCACGGCGTGGCGGTTTCCCAAGACGGTAAAAAAGTTTACATCACTAATTTGTTGAGCAACGACGTTTCGGTGATAGACACGGCAAGCGACGCGGAAACGGCGAGAATATCCGTCGGCAAAATGCCCAACGGCGTCAGCGAAATGTCCGGAGGCGTGGCGATGGCGAATGAAAAAGCGGGAACAATTTCATTTGAAGACGATTATTTCAATTTCGGCACGGTTTCCATGTCCAAAGGCAACGTCAATCACACGTTCAAGATGAGAAACACCGGAGACAAGCCGGTAAAGATTTCCGGCATTTACACTTCCTGCATGTGCACGGAGGCAACGCTTACGGCGGTTGGCGGCAAAAAATTCGGGCCGTTCGGGATGAAAGGCCACGGCGGTAATAATTACGCCAACGTGACGATGATGCCCGGCGAAGAAATGATGGTGGAAACGACGGTTGACCCGACCGCCCACGGGCCGCAAGGCACCGGTCCGGCCAAAAAAGCGATTTACATTGAAACCGATTCGTCCAGGGAGCCGATGCGTCTGATGATGGACATTAACGTCACTCCGTAG